GGGCAGCGCGCACCATCGTGTCGGCACCCTCGGGGGCCGGCTTTGCCGTATCGGGCCGCTGCGCGGCGGCGTGCCCCCTGGTATCGCGTCGGGCAGTGTCCGGCGTCTGCGCGCCGGCGCGCAACGCGAACAGGATCAGCAGAACGAGTAGTTTGCGCATCCCCAATATTCGCCCGCGAATCGATGCGAAAAAGGCGTCGCCGCCCGGGAGGCCGTACCGATCGTCCAATCAGCCAAACCGCCCGCCGGACCGGTTTCAGGGGGCGGTTTGGCCGATTCGTCGACGACGCGCCGGTATGTGGGTCAAATGGAGTAACATTGGGTCATGAACCTCGTGGAGACGATCCGGCATTACCAGCGGAAGTACCGCCTGGCCAGTCATCTGCTCTTCTGGGCACTGTTCCTGCAGGTCGCCATCAGTGCCAGCAAGTACTACGACGGCCGGCATTTTTCATATCGGTTTGAGCTGATCACTGACGGCCTTTACCAGGTCCCGGAAATGCTCGCAGCCTATTTCCTGACCTATTGGGTGGTCCCGCAATTTGTAACGAAGAAGCGGTACGTCCTGGCGTCGGTGGGTTTCCTGGCTGGCGCGTATGCGATCTGCGTCCTCGGCCGGTTTATCATCGTCCGTGTGTGCGAACCCCTGGCCGGTATACCACCCGAGGCCTTCGAGACCAATCGCGAGCTCCTGACGAATATTCCCAAGCTGATCTACAGGTATTTTTTCCAGATCTTCGACATCGCCACGTTTTTCCTTTTTATCCGGCTGCTTCTCCAGCAACTCGATACCCAAAAACGCACGCTGACCCTCGAAAAGGAAAAGATCGCCACGGAGCTAAAGCTGCTCAAGGCGCAGCTCAACCCCCACTTCCTGTTCAATACCCTGAACAATATCTACGCCTTGTCCCTGGCGAATTCCCCGGCCACGGCCTCTTCCATCGCGAAGCTCTCGGAGATCCTCGACTACATCCTCTATCGCTGCGACGGTAGCCTGGTCCCATTGGACGGCGAGGTCGGCGTCCTTGAGGACTACCTTGCGCTCGAACGGCTGCGCTACGACGACCGCCTGCAGCTCCGCTTCGAACGCACCGTCACCGCGCCCGCGCAGGTGCCGCCGCTGCTCCTG
This region of Dinghuibacter silviterrae genomic DNA includes:
- a CDS encoding sensor histidine kinase; protein product: MNLVETIRHYQRKYRLASHLLFWALFLQVAISASKYYDGRHFSYRFELITDGLYQVPEMLAAYFLTYWVVPQFVTKKRYVLASVGFLAGAYAICVLGRFIIVRVCEPLAGIPPEAFETNRELLTNIPKLIYRYFFQIFDIATFFLFIRLLLQQLDTQKRTLTLEKEKIATELKLLKAQLNPHFLFNTLNNIYALSLANSPATASSIAKLSEILDYILYRCDGSLVPLDGEVGVLEDYLALERLRYDDRLQLRFERTVTAPAQVPPLLLLSLAENAFKHGASQDMGRPCIEISLRVDAEGLVYSVANTVVAPRGGSASRPAPGSIGLANVRRQLDYLFPGQHTFVAGLEGNVFRTRLFLNLKSATNGHPVPAR